Proteins from a single region of Chloroherpeton thalassium ATCC 35110:
- a CDS encoding T9SS type A sorting domain-containing protein, producing the protein MRKRFTLFFLFALFGFWGVISAQTSSSYFPAEQNHVWYYKVTPLTAKGKNESSAFLKVDSLKETTTTTYQGKSAKRLLSAYGLLNGSLTTPFLDTTYLHFEGTSAWQYLSALPSTLNTSLLSDTLQMKNVLAFLDSLEGWGNLYRFGESVSKTYTVFEKQIQVDFENFQLPVQFKVAGKRLPDQTLSLEAGDFNCKKFAISFGINLIIDLGIFGKQTVPAITIMDSTWIAPNHWIVKQLLPTTKVDLSSLNTLLKSAGLDTLPVTAFTIPGELTELINQPISSTPALGTVPVSAFSLDQNYPNPFNPQTAIPFELEKAGFVSLKIYDILGREVQPLVEKKLSAGKHLAFFNGEKLPSGLYFYKLIAGGKQEIRKMMLVK; encoded by the coding sequence ATGAGAAAACGATTTACGCTTTTTTTCCTTTTCGCATTATTTGGCTTTTGGGGTGTGATTTCAGCACAAACCTCAAGCAGTTATTTTCCCGCCGAACAAAACCATGTTTGGTACTACAAGGTTACGCCATTAACTGCCAAAGGGAAAAATGAAAGCAGCGCTTTTTTAAAGGTCGATTCGCTCAAAGAAACCACGACCACAACGTACCAGGGAAAATCTGCAAAACGCTTGCTTAGCGCCTATGGTCTGCTCAACGGCTCGCTCACGACACCATTTCTCGACACCACCTACTTGCATTTTGAAGGCACAAGCGCATGGCAATATTTGAGCGCGCTGCCCTCAACACTCAACACCTCGCTTCTTTCAGATACCTTGCAAATGAAAAATGTGCTCGCGTTTCTGGATTCGTTAGAAGGCTGGGGGAATCTCTATCGCTTTGGCGAAAGTGTTTCAAAAACCTACACCGTTTTTGAAAAGCAAATCCAGGTTGATTTTGAAAACTTCCAATTGCCCGTTCAATTTAAAGTGGCAGGCAAACGCCTACCTGACCAGACGCTTTCGCTCGAGGCTGGCGATTTTAACTGCAAGAAATTTGCGATCAGCTTCGGCATCAATTTGATTATTGACTTAGGCATTTTCGGCAAACAGACTGTTCCGGCCATCACAATTATGGATTCAACTTGGATTGCGCCCAACCATTGGATCGTCAAGCAGCTTTTGCCTACTACCAAAGTCGATTTATCCTCGCTGAACACGCTACTCAAAAGCGCCGGCTTGGATACCTTGCCCGTCACCGCATTTACGATTCCGGGCGAACTTACGGAGCTTATCAACCAGCCGATTTCCAGCACGCCCGCGCTTGGCACTGTGCCGGTCAGCGCGTTCAGTTTAGATCAAAATTATCCCAATCCGTTCAACCCACAAACCGCCATTCCATTCGAATTGGAAAAGGCCGGTTTTGTGTCGCTAAAGATCTATGACATTTTAGGCCGCGAAGTTCAACCCCTTGTTGAAAAAAAACTTTCTGCGGGAAAACATCTCGCGTTTTTCAATGGCGAAAAACTGCCAAGCGGGCTGTATTTCTACAAACTGATTGCAGGCGGCAAACAAGAAATTCGCAAAATGATGCTTGTCAAATAA
- the cobS gene encoding adenosylcobinamide-GDP ribazoletransferase translates to MKTQFNVFLSAVMFLTRLPVGRWVHYNAEHLAQSSIYFPLVGALVGAIAVGALSLSLLLIPVLPAVLISMIATILATGALHEDGFADCADGFGGGFETERVLEIMKDSRLGTYGAIALWISLSLKAALLYEITSRDALLCAGALISGHTLGRFSSLVLIYRYPYVRKTASKSKSVMNGLSSPRLAIAMIYTLIITATSLLEQALLPLGFAALATGFAGRYFNRRIGGITGDTLGAASQFVELSVYLGILIQSNFLTTISLLWKSF, encoded by the coding sequence GTGAAAACCCAATTCAATGTTTTTTTGTCCGCTGTTATGTTTCTCACCCGTCTGCCGGTTGGCAGATGGGTGCACTACAATGCTGAGCATCTGGCCCAATCCTCTATTTACTTTCCATTGGTGGGCGCACTGGTGGGCGCGATTGCGGTAGGCGCGCTGAGCCTCAGCTTACTGCTTATTCCAGTTCTTCCGGCTGTTCTAATTTCCATGATCGCCACCATTTTAGCAACAGGCGCTTTGCACGAAGACGGTTTCGCCGATTGCGCCGATGGATTCGGCGGCGGATTCGAGACTGAGCGGGTGCTGGAAATCATGAAAGACAGTCGGTTGGGAACTTACGGCGCCATTGCATTGTGGATCAGCTTAAGCTTAAAAGCCGCGTTGCTCTACGAAATTACTTCTCGAGACGCACTTTTGTGCGCTGGCGCATTAATTAGCGGGCACACGCTTGGAAGATTCTCGAGTTTAGTGTTAATTTACCGCTATCCGTATGTGAGAAAAACTGCTTCAAAATCTAAATCGGTCATGAACGGTCTTTCTTCGCCACGGTTAGCAATAGCTATGATATACACACTCATAATAACTGCCACATCGCTTTTAGAGCAAGCGCTTTTGCCACTTGGCTTTGCAGCTCTTGCAACAGGGTTTGCCGGGCGCTACTTCAACCGCCGAATCGGAGGCATTACTGGCGACACGCTCGGTGCAGCCAGCCAATTCGTTGAACTTTCCGTTTATTTAGGCATCTTAATTCAATCAAATTTTCTTACCACTATTTCTCTTCTATGGAAGTCTTTTTAG
- the cyaY gene encoding iron donor protein CyaY: MTEKEIRIFLDETLEDIQDKLDAMDDDELDFETSDGLVSIETEDGTKYIVSRQSATNQIWLAEPINGWKFNLQDGKWISDKENHELYSFLEALLSQKLGKPIRLK; the protein is encoded by the coding sequence ATGACGGAAAAAGAAATCAGAATTTTTCTTGATGAAACATTAGAAGACATTCAAGACAAACTTGACGCGATGGACGACGATGAGCTTGACTTCGAAACTTCTGATGGCCTCGTTTCTATTGAAACCGAAGACGGCACGAAGTATATTGTCAGCCGCCAATCTGCCACAAACCAAATTTGGCTGGCCGAACCCATCAATGGATGGAAATTCAACTTGCAAGATGGAAAATGGATTTCCGATAAAGAAAATCACGAGCTTTATAGCTTTCTCGAAGCGCTGCTTAGCCAAAAACTTGGAAAGCCCATTCGGTTAAAATAA
- a CDS encoding radical SAM protein, which translates to MQAAVVDHTEVYRLPWSLTDNAISWLEPTALCNLYCDGCYRMNEKDSHKSLDVVKQELDTFQKLRNSDCISIAGGDPLLHPQILDIVADVKRRGLKPIVNTNGKALTMELLKDLKKAGVYGFTFHVDSKQGRDGKWAGKTEIELNALRQEYADMLAKVGGISCSFNSTVYEDTMQYMPDMLNWAHRNIDIVHTMVFIAYREVIPDMPFDWYAGGQKVDWDKIWYHTDRKRDINISALHMLQKARETHPEFMPCGYLNGTEIPDSFKWMLNVRVGTKEKIFGFMGPKFIELVMTGYHWFTGKYLSYASPKETRIGRTALMFLWMLDKGARKAAGRFFTNPLNWFKRLHFQTVMFIQPVDFTKHGGQSMCDSCPDITVWNGQLVWSCRLEELKKYNTFLKSVPKD; encoded by the coding sequence ATGCAAGCTGCTGTTGTGGATCATACCGAGGTTTATCGATTGCCTTGGTCACTTACGGATAATGCGATTTCATGGTTAGAGCCAACTGCTTTGTGCAATTTGTACTGTGATGGCTGCTATCGTATGAATGAGAAAGACTCTCACAAATCATTGGACGTTGTCAAGCAGGAGCTGGATACATTTCAAAAACTCAGAAATTCCGACTGTATTTCAATTGCCGGTGGCGATCCGCTGCTGCATCCACAAATTCTTGACATTGTTGCCGATGTGAAGAGGCGCGGACTCAAGCCAATTGTCAATACAAACGGCAAAGCCCTCACCATGGAATTGCTCAAAGATTTGAAAAAAGCAGGCGTTTATGGATTTACCTTCCACGTGGATAGCAAGCAAGGACGCGATGGAAAATGGGCGGGAAAAACTGAAATTGAACTAAACGCGCTTCGCCAAGAATATGCCGACATGTTGGCCAAAGTGGGCGGCATTAGCTGCTCGTTCAACTCGACGGTTTATGAAGATACCATGCAATACATGCCCGACATGCTCAACTGGGCGCATCGAAACATCGATATCGTGCATACCATGGTATTTATTGCGTATCGCGAAGTCATCCCAGACATGCCATTTGATTGGTATGCGGGCGGACAAAAAGTAGATTGGGATAAAATTTGGTATCATACCGATAGGAAACGCGACATTAACATTAGCGCCTTACACATGTTGCAAAAAGCTCGCGAAACGCATCCCGAGTTTATGCCATGCGGCTATTTGAACGGAACAGAAATTCCCGATTCGTTCAAATGGATGCTGAATGTTCGCGTTGGCACGAAAGAGAAGATTTTCGGCTTCATGGGGCCAAAGTTTATCGAGCTCGTCATGACGGGCTATCATTGGTTTACCGGAAAATATCTCTCTTACGCCTCGCCAAAAGAAACTCGAATTGGAAGAACGGCGCTGATGTTCCTTTGGATGCTCGACAAAGGGGCGCGAAAAGCCGCCGGGCGCTTTTTCACCAACCCTCTGAATTGGTTTAAGCGCTTACATTTCCAAACCGTTATGTTTATCCAGCCGGTCGACTTTACCAAGCACGGCGGGCAAAGCATGTGTGATAGCTGCCCAGACATCACCGTTTGGAACGGCCAGCTTGTGTGGTCGTGCCGACTTGAGGAGTTGAAAAAATACAACACGTTTCTAAAGAGCGTTCCGAAAGACTAA
- the cobT gene encoding nicotinate-nucleotide--dimethylbenzimidazole phosphoribosyltransferase: MQKEVFSDLLKQAQHKLDRKTKPVGSLGKLETLAAQLAAIQGSLEPNIDKKRMLIFAASHGIAAEGVSAYPPEVTGQMVLNFLNGGAAINVLSRHGKMNLHVIDVGVDVDLSDSAKEASNFFSRRVTNGTKSFLREPAMTAEECEAALKAGYEQVQLAHEQQVRLLGIGEMGIGNTTAAAALFSALLNIHPEEIVGPGTGLNEAGVRHKALVIQKALDLHREKSGADPVAWLQHVGGLEIAAMTGVILEAYRLQMPVVVDGFIATSAAMVALQIEPAAKQICFFGHRSNEKAHRLVLEKLDANPVLDLEMRLGEGTGAALAMHLLDAAAKIMCEMATFDTAGVSDSEQDANKQARSASEKND, translated from the coding sequence ATGCAAAAAGAAGTTTTTTCCGATTTGCTCAAACAAGCCCAACACAAGCTTGACCGCAAAACCAAGCCCGTTGGTTCGCTTGGTAAACTTGAAACATTAGCCGCGCAACTTGCAGCCATTCAAGGTTCGCTCGAACCAAACATCGATAAAAAGCGAATGCTCATATTCGCAGCAAGTCATGGCATTGCAGCCGAAGGCGTCAGCGCGTATCCACCGGAAGTAACCGGACAAATGGTGCTCAATTTCCTCAACGGCGGAGCGGCGATTAATGTGCTTTCGCGCCACGGCAAAATGAATTTACATGTGATTGATGTTGGCGTGGATGTCGATTTATCGGACTCAGCAAAAGAGGCGTCGAACTTCTTTTCGCGCCGTGTAACAAATGGCACCAAAAGCTTCCTCCGTGAGCCTGCCATGACAGCAGAAGAATGCGAAGCTGCGCTGAAAGCTGGTTACGAGCAAGTTCAGCTCGCGCACGAGCAGCAAGTTCGTTTATTAGGCATTGGTGAAATGGGCATTGGAAACACGACTGCCGCTGCCGCGCTTTTTTCCGCGCTGCTAAATATTCATCCAGAGGAAATTGTAGGACCAGGAACCGGCCTGAATGAAGCAGGCGTTCGCCACAAAGCGTTGGTGATTCAAAAGGCTTTAGATTTGCATCGCGAAAAATCTGGCGCTGATCCGGTTGCTTGGCTTCAGCATGTCGGCGGACTTGAAATCGCTGCGATGACAGGCGTTATTTTGGAAGCTTACCGCTTGCAGATGCCCGTGGTCGTCGACGGGTTTATTGCCACATCTGCAGCGATGGTTGCCTTACAAATCGAGCCAGCGGCAAAACAAATTTGTTTCTTTGGCCATCGTTCCAATGAAAAAGCGCACCGTCTTGTACTCGAAAAACTCGATGCCAATCCGGTTTTAGATTTGGAAATGCGATTGGGCGAAGGCACCGGCGCGGCGCTGGCCATGCACCTTTTGGATGCCGCTGCAAAAATCATGTGCGAAATGGCTACCTTCGACACCGCAGGCGTTTCCGATTCCGAGCAAGATGCGAACAAACAAGCTCGCTCGGCTTCCGAAAAAAACGATTAA
- the cobC gene encoding alpha-ribazole phosphatase, with protein MEVFLVRHLEIPSYEKGVCVGQSDVALTETGLANIQPLAETLADLEPEVIITSDLQRCKKLAEAIGSCLNLQIEVNPEWREINFGEWENREWEELRENDPENVKKWIDDYVHVTPPEGESFFQLFERVGNQLMDLTRREKKRIIIVTHSGAIRSALCFALGIPLDRSFSLEISYGAIAGLHYLNDRWSLFRLTNQL; from the coding sequence ATGGAAGTCTTTTTAGTTCGTCATCTCGAAATTCCATCTTATGAAAAGGGCGTCTGCGTCGGCCAATCCGACGTTGCATTAACCGAAACGGGTTTGGCAAACATTCAGCCACTTGCCGAAACACTCGCCGACCTTGAGCCCGAAGTGATTATCACGAGCGATCTTCAACGCTGCAAAAAACTCGCTGAAGCCATCGGCAGCTGCTTGAATTTGCAGATTGAAGTCAATCCAGAATGGCGTGAAATCAATTTCGGCGAATGGGAAAATCGTGAATGGGAAGAACTTAGGGAAAATGATCCCGAAAATGTCAAAAAATGGATTGACGATTACGTGCATGTCACGCCACCGGAAGGGGAATCGTTTTTCCAACTTTTTGAGCGTGTGGGCAATCAACTTATGGATCTAACTCGACGCGAAAAAAAGCGCATCATAATTGTAACGCACTCGGGCGCCATTCGCTCGGCGCTTTGCTTCGCACTTGGCATTCCGCTCGATCGCTCATTCTCTTTGGAAATCAGCTACGGCGCGATTGCTGGCTTGCATTATTTAAACGACCGATGGTCGCTGTTTCGATTAACTAACCAACTATAA
- a CDS encoding M1 family metallopeptidase, with amino-acid sequence MRLILWTFSLLFFLFNARVSYSQTDAARRPIPYPVRYSNAFKEAVHHQTRTLNGAPGKAYWSNPTRYTLHALLSPETKMLQGQATISYTNQSPDTLSQLVVQLRQNLHKEGAIRNREVETTDGMQLSKVMVNGQHYMERRLRSRTGYKVQGTLMYISLYQDLYPGETAELAFSWNFQIPDGDSPRMGQDGEVFFLGYWYPQMAVYDDIQGWNDDLYMGNAEFYMDYADYDVNITVPEGWLIAATGELQNPEEVLSTETLTKLEQARESDEVTTIVDKTEQFPGVSTRTSESGLLTWHFTAENVRDFAFGTSDRYVWDAIPTNISGKKIMVHSFYRWGTSAWKRAAEFARYSVEYLSSRLVPYPYPNLSVVEGIIGGGMEYPMITLIGGRRTDFTLFSVVFHEIAHNWFPMLVGSNETQFAWMDEGLVTYYTNEGKETFFTNDMVWEFEADQYEIFSETDTEIEPMRHADLFPISGIARRVGCYNKPALALRALQGVFGYQLFNNAMRLYIDRWTNKHPQPFDFFNTFEQVTGKNLDWFWTSFFYETWPLDQAISEVKIENGQTTVFIEDLGLLPMPVLVCATLQDSSLLEKEIPVEHWLQGNRTAEITFESNKVKKVDLDPQHFFPDINRKNNSWSLESAP; translated from the coding sequence ATGCGGCTGATTCTTTGGACTTTTTCCTTGCTATTTTTTCTTTTCAACGCGCGGGTTTCCTATTCCCAAACGGATGCTGCGCGACGCCCGATTCCTTATCCCGTGCGTTATTCAAATGCGTTCAAAGAAGCTGTGCATCATCAAACGCGAACGCTGAACGGCGCGCCGGGCAAGGCTTATTGGTCAAATCCGACTCGCTACACACTCCATGCGCTGCTTTCCCCTGAAACCAAAATGCTACAAGGCCAAGCCACCATTTCTTACACCAATCAATCGCCTGATACGCTTAGCCAATTGGTGGTGCAGCTTCGGCAAAACCTTCACAAAGAAGGCGCTATTCGCAATCGTGAAGTGGAAACTACGGACGGAATGCAGCTTTCGAAAGTTATGGTCAATGGGCAGCATTACATGGAACGACGCCTTCGCTCGCGAACTGGCTATAAAGTTCAAGGCACGCTGATGTATATCAGCCTCTATCAGGATTTATATCCTGGCGAAACGGCAGAGCTTGCGTTCAGCTGGAATTTTCAAATTCCTGATGGTGACTCGCCGCGTATGGGGCAAGATGGCGAAGTTTTTTTTCTGGGTTATTGGTATCCGCAAATGGCCGTTTATGATGACATTCAAGGCTGGAACGACGATCTCTACATGGGCAATGCAGAATTTTACATGGACTACGCCGACTACGATGTAAACATCACAGTTCCTGAAGGCTGGCTCATTGCCGCCACTGGCGAGTTGCAAAATCCCGAGGAAGTGCTTTCCACCGAAACGCTCACAAAACTTGAGCAGGCTCGCGAAAGCGATGAAGTAACCACAATTGTGGATAAAACCGAGCAATTTCCTGGCGTTTCAACGCGCACCAGCGAAAGCGGCTTGCTCACCTGGCACTTTACCGCCGAAAATGTCCGCGACTTTGCATTTGGCACTTCCGACCGCTACGTGTGGGACGCGATTCCTACAAACATTTCGGGCAAAAAAATCATGGTGCACTCGTTCTATCGTTGGGGGACTTCCGCATGGAAACGCGCGGCGGAATTTGCTCGCTATTCGGTGGAGTATCTTTCCAGCCGACTTGTGCCGTATCCCTATCCAAATCTATCGGTGGTGGAAGGCATTATCGGCGGCGGCATGGAATACCCAATGATTACGCTGATTGGCGGACGGCGAACCGATTTCACGCTTTTTAGCGTCGTTTTTCATGAAATCGCGCACAACTGGTTTCCCATGCTGGTTGGCAGCAACGAAACACAATTTGCTTGGATGGACGAAGGCCTGGTAACTTACTACACCAACGAAGGCAAAGAGACTTTTTTTACCAACGACATGGTTTGGGAATTCGAAGCGGATCAATACGAAATTTTTTCCGAAACGGATACCGAAATTGAGCCGATGCGCCACGCCGACTTGTTTCCAATTTCAGGCATTGCGCGCCGCGTTGGTTGCTACAATAAACCCGCACTGGCACTTCGCGCCCTTCAAGGCGTGTTTGGATATCAATTGTTTAACAACGCCATGCGATTATATATCGATCGTTGGACAAACAAGCACCCGCAGCCATTTGATTTTTTCAATACGTTTGAGCAAGTAACGGGAAAAAATCTCGATTGGTTTTGGACCAGCTTTTTCTACGAGACTTGGCCGCTCGATCAAGCCATTTCAGAAGTGAAAATCGAAAACGGCCAAACCACCGTTTTCATTGAGGATTTGGGACTGTTACCGATGCCCGTGCTTGTTTGCGCCACGCTTCAGGATAGCTCCCTGCTTGAAAAAGAAATTCCCGTTGAACACTGGCTACAAGGCAACCGCACAGCCGAAATTACATTTGAGAGCAACAAAGTGAAAAAAGTAGACCTTGACCCACAGCATTTTTTCCCCGACATTAATAGGAAAAATAATTCATGGTCGTTGGAAAGCGCGCCTTAA
- a CDS encoding DUF1573 domain-containing protein, which translates to MKKRLMPVAFYFCLITLISPLSALQAQPKLKASSTMENLGTLYDGARKTAAFTLTNVGKDTLKLFKVTTSCGCTTLEEKPDYILPGKSWKMEVELNSTGLKGEVQKSVSLLTNEPGTESTHRFSLKANVISEFELLNKQDIVQLGEFILGGRAKRSAELKNITNEAILIMKTRFDNEQIEAIAENKIVEPGETLEVTFDFSISEVGTFTDVVYLVTSSMNQQYVPVKLTYTVVARQ; encoded by the coding sequence ATGAAAAAGAGACTGATGCCAGTCGCTTTTTACTTCTGTCTGATCACGCTCATTTCGCCGCTATCTGCGTTGCAAGCTCAGCCCAAATTGAAAGCATCCTCAACGATGGAAAACTTGGGAACACTTTATGATGGCGCTCGCAAAACGGCAGCATTTACCCTTACAAACGTTGGGAAAGACACATTGAAACTGTTTAAAGTGACAACTTCTTGCGGCTGCACCACGCTCGAAGAAAAACCTGACTATATTTTGCCAGGAAAATCTTGGAAAATGGAAGTTGAACTAAATTCAACAGGATTAAAAGGCGAGGTTCAAAAGTCGGTTTCGCTTTTAACTAACGAGCCAGGCACGGAAAGCACACATCGCTTTAGCTTGAAAGCCAATGTGATTTCCGAATTTGAATTGCTCAATAAACAAGACATCGTGCAACTCGGCGAATTTATTCTTGGTGGGCGAGCAAAGCGTTCTGCTGAACTGAAGAACATAACGAATGAAGCTATTTTAATTATGAAAACGCGTTTTGATAACGAGCAGATCGAAGCCATTGCAGAAAATAAAATCGTTGAGCCGGGCGAAACGCTTGAAGTCACATTTGATTTTTCCATTAGCGAAGTCGGCACATTTACAGATGTCGTGTATTTAGTCACCAGCAGCATGAACCAACAATATGTTCCGGTGAAGCTAACTTACACGGTGGTTGCACGGCAGTAA
- a CDS encoding DUF3467 domain-containing protein, producing MTNQPDSESKQQPLQINIQLDPDTAQGIYSNIAVINHSPSEFILDFTRLFPGMQSAKVHARIVMTPQHAKMLAKALEQNIAKYESDNGAIKVDEASHSEQMGFHIARNLQQK from the coding sequence ATGACGAATCAACCCGATAGCGAATCAAAACAGCAACCGCTTCAAATTAACATCCAGCTCGATCCAGATACAGCACAGGGCATTTATTCCAACATTGCTGTCATCAATCATAGCCCTTCGGAATTTATTTTGGACTTCACGCGCCTTTTTCCTGGAATGCAATCGGCCAAAGTCCATGCGCGCATTGTGATGACACCGCAGCACGCCAAAATGTTAGCCAAAGCGCTTGAGCAAAACATCGCCAAATATGAATCGGATAACGGCGCCATCAAGGTGGACGAGGCTTCTCACTCCGAGCAAATGGGTTTTCACATCGCCAGAAATCTTCAGCAAAAATAA
- a CDS encoding DUF4097 family beta strand repeat-containing protein has product MSLFLGSRLAKITIILAFVTLFLDGVNISSRYKSNRLFGITTFTQRWDKTFQVAEGGTLVLNSEMGNIRIESWPEKKIEIQADAQGSGGAIESYAIDFSQPTSHRVVVDAKHKTFFSYRPHLDLVYHIKVPENFNLELVNGEGKVTVNGLKGSVHVHSSNGDIELINFEGIGKLETEKGTVLGQNVKGTLSASSIDGEIEFEVFQGSLTAKTDAGKLTLMSVDGNIHATTREGNIQAELEGENTGAYFFSEEGVVELQLPSDIKANIEASSEHGTASFLPAGKLKAKKQNSFRKLSGAVNGGGKTIIAKSKEGNVVVAM; this is encoded by the coding sequence ATGAGTTTATTCTTAGGAAGCCGACTTGCAAAGATCACCATCATTCTTGCTTTTGTAACCCTCTTTCTTGATGGCGTGAATATTTCCAGCCGCTATAAATCTAACCGACTATTTGGCATCACCACTTTTACACAACGCTGGGATAAAACCTTTCAGGTTGCCGAAGGCGGCACGCTGGTTTTAAATAGCGAAATGGGAAACATTCGTATCGAATCCTGGCCGGAAAAGAAAATCGAAATCCAAGCCGACGCGCAAGGCTCGGGTGGCGCAATTGAAAGCTACGCGATCGATTTTTCTCAGCCCACCAGCCATCGCGTTGTAGTTGATGCCAAGCATAAAACGTTTTTTAGCTACCGGCCTCATCTGGACTTGGTTTATCACATCAAAGTGCCGGAAAACTTTAACTTGGAACTTGTTAACGGCGAGGGAAAAGTCACTGTGAATGGCTTGAAAGGTTCAGTTCATGTACACTCGAGCAATGGCGATATTGAACTCATTAATTTTGAAGGCATTGGCAAGCTGGAAACAGAAAAAGGCACGGTGCTCGGGCAAAATGTAAAAGGCACACTTTCAGCTTCGTCCATTGATGGCGAAATCGAGTTTGAAGTTTTTCAGGGCTCACTCACCGCCAAAACCGATGCTGGAAAACTCACACTCATGAGCGTGGATGGCAACATTCATGCAACCACCCGCGAAGGGAATATTCAAGCAGAGTTGGAAGGCGAAAACACTGGGGCGTATTTCTTTTCCGAAGAAGGTGTTGTGGAACTTCAGCTGCCATCCGACATCAAAGCCAACATAGAAGCCAGCTCTGAACATGGAACAGCTTCTTTCCTACCTGCTGGCAAACTGAAAGCCAAAAAGCAAAATTCGTTTCGCAAGCTATCCGGCGCGGTGAATGGTGGCGGAAAAACAATTATCGCAAAAAGCAAAGAGGGCAATGTGGTAGTCGCCATGTAG
- a CDS encoding radical SAM protein, whose product MKYVFGPISSRRLGKSLGVDPIPSKTCNWNCVYCQLGRTRPLANERKEFVSTQEIVSEIREAVCQHKPSEIDWISFVGSGEPTLHAGIGRMIREVKSFTEIPVAVITNGSLLSLPEVRADLQPADTVLPTLSAGSETLFRTIHRPHPDLTFAKHVDGLKAFRDEYHGKLWVEVMLLKEVNDSEEELRKLADILRDLSPDAVHLVLPTRPAAESWVKLPEYDGLMRAQAIFAGIAEIVHPAKGTLDLNADENIVQSILNVISRHPVMHQELEEALNAEPKITDPESVFAALRKSEQAQEVLQNGVLFWASSSAKETE is encoded by the coding sequence ATGAAGTACGTATTCGGGCCGATTTCTTCGCGCCGTTTGGGAAAATCGTTAGGTGTTGATCCCATTCCATCCAAAACTTGCAATTGGAACTGTGTTTACTGCCAATTGGGGAGAACCCGTCCTTTGGCAAATGAGCGAAAAGAATTTGTTTCTACGCAAGAAATTGTATCGGAAATTCGTGAAGCGGTTTGTCAGCACAAGCCTTCGGAAATCGATTGGATTTCCTTTGTCGGTTCTGGTGAACCAACCCTGCACGCCGGAATTGGCCGCATGATTCGCGAAGTTAAGTCATTTACTGAAATTCCTGTTGCCGTGATTACAAACGGTTCGCTTTTAAGCTTGCCTGAAGTTCGTGCTGATTTACAGCCAGCTGATACGGTTTTGCCGACGCTTTCCGCAGGCAGCGAAACGCTATTTCGCACGATTCATCGGCCTCATCCCGATTTGACTTTTGCCAAGCATGTGGATGGTTTAAAAGCTTTTCGCGACGAATATCATGGAAAGCTTTGGGTGGAAGTGATGCTGCTCAAAGAGGTAAACGATAGTGAAGAGGAACTTAGAAAGCTGGCCGATATTTTGCGCGACCTTTCGCCGGACGCGGTTCATTTGGTTTTACCCACCAGGCCAGCCGCAGAGTCGTGGGTGAAATTGCCTGAATATGACGGACTCATGCGTGCGCAGGCCATTTTTGCAGGGATTGCGGAAATCGTGCATCCTGCAAAAGGCACACTGGATTTGAATGCTGATGAAAATATCGTCCAAAGTATTTTGAATGTGATTAGCCGCCATCCAGTAATGCACCAAGAATTGGAAGAAGCGTTGAATGCCGAGCCAAAAATAACCGACCCGGAAAGCGTTTTTGCAGCGCTTCGCAAATCGGAGCAGGCGCAAGAAGTTTTGCAAAACGGCGTTTTATTTTGGGCGTCATCTTCAGCGAAAGAAACCGAATGA